In Dermacentor variabilis isolate Ectoservices chromosome 11, ASM5094787v1, whole genome shotgun sequence, one genomic interval encodes:
- the LOC142564951 gene encoding uncharacterized protein LOC142564951, with protein MIASGSEHDRKLVEDVCHADTWTTFGLLFGESLAKVLSVSSTAAQTVETYFSALKAVIADEAHVLGAWMTDEDRRAAVARARALQVTAFGASSSLYENEVGGTGFDAAFGMRKDHWIYNKVTVMKRTRIADDVDSFSRAPAFSAGNVGRYETELSADANRNLVSVPYMFALPPLFFDDVPGASNANIALLGVQMARQALRLLVDGAVASASWSKQTMTAYEELKKCYANSSFAFHGQLDDEQFGDATATALAIRYAFLSRMDMTLPSDDDRFSSKQLFFRRACLSFCAGGKQRADFDSLDRDTASASCTLGVSSMPAFHETFGCTRADPMAQPRMCKM; from the coding sequence ATGATCGCCTCGGGATCGGAGCACGACCGGAAGCTGGTCGAGGACGTCTGCCACGCGGATACGTGGACCACCTTCGGGCTCCTCTTCGGGGAATCGCTCGCGAAAGTGCTGTCCGTATCGTCGACAGCCGCACAGACCGTGGAAACCTACTTCTCGGCCCTCAAGGCGGTGATCGCGGACGAGGCCCACGTGCTGGGCGCGTGGATGACCGATGAGGACAGGCGCGCCGCGGTTGCCAGGGCGAGAGCCCTCCAAGTCACCGCCTTCGGCGCCAGCTCTTCCCTCTATGAGAACGAGGTCGGTGGAACCGGGTTCGATGCGGCTTTCGGCATGCGCAAAGACCACTGGATCTACAACAAGGTGACCGTAATGAAGAGGACGAGGATCGCCGACGACGTCGACTCGTTCTCGCGCGCGCCGGCGTTCTCCGCGGGCAACGTGGGCAGGTACGAGACCGAGCTCTCGGCCGACGCGAATCGGAACTTGGTCTCCGTGCCGTACATGTTCGCCCTGCCTCCCCTGTTTTTCGACGACGTGCCAGGGGCCAGCAACGCGAATATCGCGCTGCTGGGCGTCCAGATGGCGCGACAGGCGCTGCGACTGCTCGTTGACGGGGCGGTCGCCTCGGCGTCGTGGTCGAAGCAAACGATGACCGCTTACGAGGAGCTGAAGAAGTGCTACGCGAACTCATCGTTCGCCTTCCACGGGCAGCTGGACGACGAACAGTTCGGCGACGCCACCGCGACAGCCTTGGCAATCCGCTACGCCTTCTTGTCCAGGATGGACATGACCTTGCCTTCCGACGACGATCGATTCTCTTCGAAGCAGCTGTTCTTTCGACGGGCGTGCCTGTCGTTCTGCGCCGGCGGAAAGCAACGTGCGGACTTCGATTCTTTGGACCGAGACACTGCCTCGGCATCTTGCACGCTCGGTGTGTCCAGCATGCCAGCGTTTCACGAAACGTTCGGTTGCACCCGTGCCGATCCAATGGCGCAACCTCGAATGTGTaaaatgtag
- the LOC142564575 gene encoding uncharacterized protein LOC142564575, translating into MRRKRQRSRRKTKRQVGDSNSNQQNFRSHTRQRNRSNKKANNRSRRKQRDKKRRPRINRNRSSRRTKHLQLDKRCRLPRAGGHKNRVILQQRMLMLFHRIGSVKQRQTGRWNSCSACGSRL; encoded by the coding sequence ATGCGACGAAAGCGGCAGCGGAGCCGGCGAAAGACGAAGAGGCAAGTCGGGGACAGCAACAGCAACCAGCAGAACTTCAGGAGCCACACTCGACAACGGAACCGCTCCAACAAGAAGGCCAACAACAGGAGCCGGAGAAAACAGCGGGACAAGAAGCGCAGGCCTCGCATCAACAGGAACCGCAGCAGCAGAAGGACCAAACACCTCCAGCTGGACAAGAGGTGCAGGCTACCTCGGGCTGGTGGGCACAAGAACCGAGTCATCTTGCAGCAGAGGATGCTCATGTTATTCCATCGCATTGGAAGCGTGAAGCAAAGGCAGACGGGTCGCTGGAACAGCTGCAGCGCCTGCGGCAGCAGGTTATGA